One Nematostella vectensis chromosome 10, jaNemVect1.1, whole genome shotgun sequence genomic window, cgcgagatttcgtgactcgtttgtatacccgaaatcgacataccttatgatcaggtgatcgcgagatttagtgactcgtttgtatacccgaaatcgacataccttaggatcaggtgatcgcgagatttagggactcgtttgtatacccgaaatcgacataccttaggatcaggtgatcgcgagatttagggactcgtttgtatacccgaaatcgacataccttaggatcaggtgatcgcgagatttagtgactcgtttttatacacgaaatcgtcataccttaggatcaggtgatcgcgagatttggtgactcatttgttacccgaaatcgacataccttaggatcaggtaatcgcgagatttagtgacttgtttttatacacgaaatcgacataccttaggatcaggtgatcgcgagatttagtgacccgtttttatacacgaaatcgtcataccttaggatcaggtgatcgcgagatttagtgactcgtttgtatacccgaaatcgacataccttaggatcaggtgatcgcgagatttagggactcgtttgtatacccgaaatcgacataccttaggatcaggtgatcgcgagatttagtgactcgtttttatacacgaaatcgtcatacctcaggatcaggtgatcgcgagatttagtgactcgtttttatacacgaaatcgtcacaccttaggatcaggtgatcgcgagatttggtgactcatttgttacccgaaatcgacataccttaggatcaggtgatcgcgagattttgtgactcgtttgtatacccgagatcgacataccttaggatcaggtaatcgcgagatttagtgactcgtttgtatacccgaaatcgacataccttaggataaggtgattgcgagatttcgtgactcgtttgtatacccgaaatcgacataccttaggatcaggtgatcgcgagatttcgtgactcgtttgtatacccgaaatcgacataccttatgatcaggtgatcgcgagatttagtgactcgtttgtatacccgaaatcgacataccttaggatcaggtgatcgcgagatttagggactcgtttgtatacccgaaatcgacataccttaggatcaggtgatcgcgagattttgtgactcgtttgtatacccgagatcgacataccttaggatcaggtaatcgcgagatttagtgactcgtttgtatacccgaaatcgacataccttaggataaggtgattgcgagatttcgtgactcgtttgtatacccgaaatcgacataccttaggatcaggtgatcgcgagatttcgtgactcgtttgtatacccgaaatcgacataccttatgatcaggtgatcgcgagatttagtgacttgtttgtatacccgaaatcgacataccttaggatcaggtgatcgcgagatttagggactcgtttgtatacccgaagtcgacataccttaggatcaggtgatcgcgagatttagtgactcgtttgaatacccgaaatcgacataccttaggatcaggttatcaagagatttggtgactcgtttgtatacccgaaatcgacagaccttaggatcaggtgatcgcgagatttagggactcgtttgtatacccgaaatcgacataccttaggatcaggtgatcgcgagatttagtgactcttttttatacacgaaatcgtcataccttaggatcaggtgatcgcgagatttggtgactcatttgttacccgaaatcaacataccttaggatcatgtaatcgcgagatttagtgacttgtttttatacacgaaatcaacataccttaggatcaggtgatcgcgagatttagtgacccgtttttatacacgaaatcgtcataccttaggatcaggtgatcgcgagatttagtgactcgtttgtatacccgaaatcgacataccttaggataaggtgattgcgagatttcgtgactcgtttgtatacccgaaatcgacataccttaggatcaggtgatcgcgagatttcgtttcgtgactcgtttgtatacccgaaatcgacataccttaggatcaggtgatcgcgagatttcgtgactcgtttgtatacccgaaatcgacataccttaggataaggtgattgcgagatttcgtgactcgtttgtattcccgaaatcgacatacctcaggatcaggtgatcgcgagatttagtgactcgtttttatacacgaaatcgtcataccttaggatcaggtgatcgcgagatttagtgactcgtttgtatacccgagatggacataccttaggatcaggtgatcgagaGATTTaaggactcgtttgtataccctagatcgacataccttaagataaggtgatcgcgagatttagggactcgtttgtatacccgaaatcgacataccttaggatcaggtgatcgcgagatttagtgactcgtttttatacacgaaatcgtcacaccttaggatcaggtgatcgcgagatttggtgactcatttgttacccgaaatcgacataccttaggatcaggtgatcgcgagattttgtgactcgtttgtatacccgaggtcgacataccttaggatcaggtgatcgcgagatttagtgactcgtttgtatacccgaaatcgacataccttaggatcaggtgatcgcgagatttagtgactcgtttgtatacccgaaatcgacataccttaggatcaggtgatcgcgagatttagtgactcgtttgtatactcgagatcgacataccttaggatcaggtgattacgagatttagtgactcgtttgtatacccgaaatcgacataccttaggatcaggtgatcgcgaaatttagtgactcgtttgaaTACCCGAATTCGACATAaattaggatcaggtgatcgcgagatttagtgactcgttggtatacccgagatcgacataccttaggatcaggtgaccgcgagatttagtgactcgtttgtatacacgaaatcgtcataccttaggatcaggtgatcgcaagatttagtgactcgtttttttCACcagaaatcgacataccttaggatcaggtgatcgcgagatttagtgactcgtttgtatacccgaaatcgacataccttaggataaggtgattgcgagatttcgtgactcgtttgtatacccgaaatcgacataccttaggatcaggtgatcgcgagatttcgtgactcgtttgtatacccgaaatcgacataccttaggatcaggtgatcgcgagatttggtgactcgtttgtatacccgaaatcgacataccttaggataaggtgattgcgagatttcgtgactcgtttgtattcccgaaatcgacataccttaggatcatgtgatcgcgagatttagtgactcgtttgtatacccgaaatcgacataccttaagatcaggtgatcgcgggatttagtgactcgtttgtatacccgaaatcgacataccttaggatcaggtgatcgcgagatttagggagtcgtttgtatacccgaaatcgacataccttaggatcaggtgatcgcgagatttagtgactcgtttttatacacgaaatcgtcataccttaggatcaggtgatcgcgagatttggtgactcgttTGTTACCCGAAattgacataccttaggattaggtaatcgcgagatttagtgactcgtttttatacacgaaatcgacataccttaggatcaggtgatcgcgagatttagtgactcgtttttatacacgaaatcgtcataccttaggatcaggtgatcgcgagatttagtgactcgtttttatacccGAGAtggacataccttaggatcaggtgatcgcgagatttagggactcgtttgtatacccgagatcgacatacctaaggatcaggtgattgcgagatttagtgactcgtttgtatacccgaaatcgacataccttaggatcaggtgatcgcgagatttagtgactcgtttttatacacgaaatcgacatactttaggatcaggtgatcgcgagatttagtgactcgtttttatacacgaaatcgtcataccttaggatcaggtgatcgcgagatttagtgactcgtttttatacacgaaatcgtcataccttaggatcaggtgatcgcgagatttagtgacttgtttgtatacccgaaatcgacataccttaggatcaggtgatcgcgaaatttagtgactcgtttgaatacccgaaatcgacataccttaggatcaggtgatcgcgagacttggtgactcgtttgtatacccgaaattgacataccttaggatcagttgttcgcgagatttagtgactcgaaCGTTTGTATACACGAAATCGCTAACCTAGGATCGGGTGATCGCGATACTAAgagactcgtttgtatactaGAAATCATCATATCTAGGATcgggtgatcgcgagattgtGCGATACCAAAATTCTGTCTATTATTTAATCAGCGCGCCGTTTGGCCCTAGTAAAGAGACAAAGGTTTTCTGTGTGTTCAAGCAACGATCCTGGCTATAATGCTTATTTCTTAAAGAAAATCAGTAGAAACATCTTCAGTCATTAAGCCTATCTTTGTAAGAGAAATTCCCCCCTTTCCCTTTGCTCGTGTATCCGGTGATTGCTTTGTGCGAGACCAAAATCCTGTCTATTAAACCAGCATCATCATTAATTTTTGCCCCTAATGAGACAAGGGTTTTGCTCGTGGATCCGGTGCTTCCTTTTTTCGGCAGCAAGGACGACTAGGGAATCCCCCAAACCCCCTTTGCCAGGATCCATTCCATATTCCTCCTTTACCAGGACCCATTCCATATTCTTCCTTTGTCAGGACCCATTCCATATACCTCCTTTGCCAGGACCCATTCCATATTCCTCCTTTGCCAGGACCCATTCCATATTCCTCCTTTGACAGGACCCATTCCATATTCCTCCTTTGCCAGGACCCATTCCATATTCCTCCTTTGCTAGGACCCATTCCGTATTCCTCCTTTGCTAGGACCCATTCCGTATTCCTCCTTTGCTAGGACCCATTCCATATTCCCCCTTTGCTAGGACCCATTCCATATTCCTCCTTTGCTAGGAACCATTCCATATTCTCCCTTTGCTAGGACCCATTCCATATTCCCCCTTTGCTATGACCCATTCCATATTCCCCCTTTGCTAGGACCCATTCCATATTTCCCCTTTGCTAGGATCCATTCCATATTCCGCCTTTGCCAGGACCCATTCCATATTCCTCCTTTACCAGGACCCATTCCATATTCCCCCTTTGCTAGGACCCATTCCATATTTTTTGCACTTTCACAGTATATGTTGGTAGCCAAGGAATAAATAAGATTCGGATTATTTCGTCTAGAAAATAGAGATAGAAATACGCAGTATACACATACGGTAACgattattttattcaacatgCTTTTTCTGCAAGTATGAAAAGTTGCTTGCGGTGACTTGACGTTAGAACCTCCCTCAACCTCGAGTTGTTATTGGTTAAGCGCAAGATACGTCATCACTGCACGGCGAGGTATCTCTCCATACAGCAACACACTAATGTCAGTGCTCGAACGTAGAAAAGTACGATGAAAGAACCAAAGGCACATTCAAATTATCATTACTTTAACCCTTTTTTACTAACTAAATAAATCTCGTTGAAGAGCTTTGTGGATTGCTTGTTTTTCTTAGAAGAAAAGACGAGCGACACAGCTCTTCAAGGAATAAGCATGATTCCACCTTTATGGTAACCATAATTACACCATGCCCCATCATATCAcaatcaataaataaattaaaataacaatattaTTGCTCTACTGTAGATGTCCTGGCTCGGATTTACTTTACGATGAGTTGTAAAAGTGCGATGGTTAACAACCAAATAAATCATTGGGAGAAAATCAGGTACTCCACAGTAAGCAACAACAATTATTCCCATTTTGAAAGGGTAGGAAAATGCAGGCATTATAAACTACTCTCGCTACAATCGAGAATGACAAGcaataaaattgaaaaaattgAACAACAACCTTGGATTACGAGAATACAATGTTTGAAAAACGTTGCCCGGACATTTAGCAGATTTACAAGCCCAGTTAACGGTATGTGAAGAAAGAACACCCTCCAAACACTCAATATAAGCTCGGTTTTCTAATTTTCTCGTTTCGCAGGAAGAATAAAATAGGCTGTCAGAAAATGCATGGAATCTCGCGTGATAGTATGGATTAAAAAGTTAAGGGAAATTTCGTGTTATTCGTGTTGGAGTTAAAGGGAAATTCGAGTTATCTACAGGTAGGGATGAGATGAGTAGGTCTTATAAGGAACCCCTAATCAGTTAATGCTGATCTTATTCGTATTCGAGTTCGTCCAATAGCTCCTTGGACGGTCCTTCACAAGCGTACTCTTTGTTCAGCTGACGGACATCATTTTTACTCATTTGCTTTCTTTGTCCAAACACTCTACTGGGGTCCTCCTTGTCTATAAGGGTGGGCTCTCCATCATTTGTGAACGCCTTGTTGTGGTAATGCAGACATGACTGGAACGTAATAACATTATCAATATAATCCTTTTATTTGTAATTCTTATCTATTGTCTATGTTCAGTTGAATACTTACATCGAAGTCGTATGGTGTCAAGCTTTTGACGAGGTATCTGGGGTATTTCCTGAAATTGTGACTCAATCCTGCAATTCAAAAATAGCTCTTTTAGACCTTATGCAGTATGTGACACATTTGTAAAAGGATTTTTCTTACAAAGGTTGTTAAACAGGTAAAAAGTAAAAGTAGAAATAATGATGAAGCTGGAAATGTAACAATGATCATTACTTCATcaacagaagaaaaaaaagataatgaaaatgataatgatgaagatttgtaattaccatcatcatcatcatcatcatcgaaaaagaagaaaaataaaggagGAGGAGTAAAAAAGTATAAACCTTTGAAGAAACATTTCCGTTAAGTGCTACTTGCCTTTCTTGATGTTGTCCCATTTGACCTCTATGTAGTCAAAGTGCTACTTGCCTTTCTTGATATTGTCCCATTTGACCTTTGTGTAGTCAAAGTGCTACTTGCCTTTCTTGATGTTGTCCCATTTGACCTCTACGTAGTCATCTCTGTCAGGACGTGACTGTTCATGTATAAAGCCCAAACTGTGAAGCATCTCATGCTCAACAGTGCCCAATCGCTCGCAGCCATTACCAATAGAGATCTTTTGCTCGCCACCCTGACGACCAACACTTGAGTAGCACCTGTCAATCAACAGTAGAATAAGAAAAATGAGAGGGAATGAGGTGGAGAGGTATAGGTGGGGCCCCACATCCCTCCTAACAATGATATACTTATCAGGTCAAGGCTTCTTTCAGCCATTATCAAACCCTACCGAGTAAAAAAAACGATATTTGTTTGAGAATAAGGTATTATTGTCTCTcccaaaaaattttttttgtccaCTGAAATTTTCATTCACATTTGTTATAGGATTTCAAGACTTGTACTTAGAATACGAGGGATATACAACATAAAAAGTAACCCTGGATTAAGTGTGACTCTTCTTGCGTGACTCTTCTTGCGTGACTCTTCTTGCTTCAGAAGCAAAGCCTTGGCACTAAACTGATGTACTCACATCGACTTGTTGACGATAAAATGGACGTAGTCTTTGTCTTCTGGCGTTTTCTCCACAAATCGAATGCAGGATAAGCGATTAAAGGTTGAGATTGCATCATCAATCCTAATTTTCTTCTCTGTCTTGCCTGTTAACAAAGACAACggcttggattttttttaacttatcattttcaactgttcCTATTGTGTCTGTGGGTTATGTAACaacttaacaaaaaaatatactgGCGGAAGTTTAGTACAATTTACTGGGGGTAGTGTAGTACTTTTGACTGTTATTATGGTATTATTGATGCCGTGTTCGTCAGCGTAAACGTGTAAACAAATCCCTAACAAATCAGTCGATTTGTAATCTTTACTTGCTCACGCGAGCAATAATTTGCGCATGAGGCGAGGAGATAGCGACCGTAAACTGACTCTATTCCTTTAATATACTTTAATAAATTACTCCCCTATACAATAGTATAAAGTAGCTTACGCTAATACTGGGGAGGGTTGATCGTGATTAGGCTGCGAGACATGTTTCGTTTATTATTGTACAAGAACATTATTTCGAGGGGTATGGAGCACTTACTATAATCGTTGTAGTGGATATCCTTGCTAAGGACGTACGGAACTCTGACAAGTCCGGTTTTCTCGTCTTTCGGCCATAACTTATCTTTGTCTTGCATTCCATCCCTCTTCACATTATTACCCAATACGTGGTTACGAAAGTGCTCCGTCATAACAATGTCCCCTTCGAAGAGCTCTAAAGGTTGGATTAAAATATCAGTCAGGTATATACATCGTGAGAAGTTGATTTGGTTTAAAACAAATGAAGCATATTTCAGTTAGCTCAGCGAGTTTGGTCCTAAATAGAGACTACTACATAGATTGCGACTGTACTGGATtattctctaaaaaaaaaaaaaagaaaagttacttgtaacatggaaacaaaaagaaaaggcTTGGGTATGTCAATCCCATCCGCAATGGTAAAGATATCTGGAATCGCAGTTACatacccccctctccccccatgCAGTGAATTGGAATCTCAAATCATTGGAAAATCAGGAACGGGATTGAATACCCAAAgctccagccccccccccccccccccccttccacacacacaccacctCCACGTCCATCTTTTCGTCAGTGTAGGCAGCACTTACGGCCAGGGATGGGGACGAAGTCTTTCTTATTCTCAGACTCTttagatttctttttcttctcctgtcTCTTCATCTTCGCCTCTTCGCGTAGCAACGCCAACCGATCCTCATCGGTTTCTCCTGGTTCTAGCCGCTGACTTGTTTTGTCGTGGGCGTCATCACGTGATGCTTCTTTTGTTTCTAAGAAATGATTTGGAGAGTTCACTAAGGATTAAATTGTCTGCTGCATTAATGATGCTTCAGATACGACTTACTAAAGTTAACTTCGAAGTTGTCGTTATTTGTCACGTCTGTGAACTTCTCCATAGCATTCATAAACCATTCTTTCCTCTGCCGCGCACGCTCGTCCTCCACAGACTCGTCCTCAGACTCCGTGCCGCGCAATACGTCATCGTCAGCTTGGTCACGTGTTCGCTGCGCTTGGCGCCAAGCGTACTCTTTTTTCTGTTGAGCTGTTATCATGAAATAAAATGCGTTTATTAAGTCCTGATGATAAAAGGAAGCCTCGCACATTTTCCGTAAAACTCTGGTTTACCATGCAAAGGCACTCTGGTGAATTTGATGGGACCATCGGGGCAATTACTATGGTTTTGTCTTATCTATAACACGTATCAAGCCAGAACTATAGAAGGTTTTTTGTAAGAGGAGTACAAATTTTcagcaacaaaaaaacaagaaccGCATTACCGCAGCCTTTGTTTTGAGAACGTGAGACACATTGATCCAAAGATGAACAACTAAAGGCTCAAAGTTTAACCCAATTTCAATTAACTTCCTTTTAGCACGTAATAGCGCGAATGGTCGGATATAATGGATGTGTGCTCACTTTCTTCTAACCTCTTTTAAAAGAAATCTGGCATAAAAACATCAGCGATTTGCAAAAAGATTAAACACACCAATTTATCGAAAAATAAATCGGAAACCAAAGCTCAGACTTCAGAGTAATTGCAGAGTACAATTCAATGTTACCAAATTTAAAACATTATCTGCTATATATATGTGCTGGCTTCTACATTGATAAAAAGCGTCTTTAGTTGAAGGGGCAAATTTCCATTAGAGGTAAATCACCCGGGAAAAATAATGGATTAACGTAGATGTGTTATGAAGTTTCACAAATTATGATAAAAACGGCACATGACTGGGTGATATTTGAGGTTTAACGAACACGAAACCGCAGTGAATACACACGaattttttccccaaaaaaTGGAACTTCAAAGCCGGCAATTATTGGTTTATAAAAGCGGCATAGATGTTAAAATAAGATGCGCGGGTAATACATGTATTGCTGTGctgaaatatattttaaaatattatattgaaaaggGCTTTAACAACACCAAAAGATGCCAAATGAGAGCTCAGAAACAACTGATAAAAAGACCCTTATCTCAAATAATCCGCTTTAAATATAGCAGACCAAATAAAGTATTGTAATGTTTCTATATGCTCTCGATGTAATACTTATTTTTCCGGTAATATATTCAATTTAAGAGCCTTTTAGATCATTCTAGTCCCCCACTCATTGTGATATTGAAAATTAAGGGCGCGAGATGGCGGCAAGAGGGCCTATAATAGAATACAGAGATAGCATTTCAAGTCAGTGTCTACCGGAAATATGGAATAGTCGTAAGCCATCTGACAAGAGCTTTTATATAGGCGATATTGAATCGACTAGCTGTGATCTTATTAGAGCTACAAGTTCAATGGGTACAATAATGAAGTGACAAAAGTGACATATCAAAACTAATCAAACCGGGTTCGGGATATCACACAGATTAGGGAAAAGGGAAAGAGATTTCCTAAGACAGCACTGTGTCAAGTTGCCAAATAATCTTGATATGAATGGATACACTGTTAGAAGTGTCACCAGgtataaaatatttctttttttttggggggggggggggggggtggctagTATGAGGTCCATGAAAGGTTCAAAATCAATATACTGGAAGACAAAAAAGGCTGTAAATTTCTTGTAAGTAATGTCAGCGGCTGAAAAATGtgaccaaaaaaataaaaaaataaaaagaacgaTCTTCAGacataaataagcaaataaataaatagcacAAGGTGGAATGGCGAACACAATGGAATTTCGAATGGCGCAGCAGGGGAAGAATTTCGG contains:
- the LOC5512140 gene encoding zinc metalloproteinase nas-4 isoform X2; its protein translation is MGHKNWRNFSLLWCLLCIVVIGGSQQASLTREDNGGIFEGYNDYDDTDGELSAQQKKEYAWRQAQRTRDQADDDVLRGTESEDESVEDERARQRKEWFMNAMEKFTDVTNNDNFEVNFKTKEASRDDAHDKTSQRLEPGETDEDRLALLREEAKMKRQEKKKKSKESENKKDFVPIPGQLFEGDIVMTEHFRNHVLGNNVKRDGMQDKDKLWPKDEKTGLVRVPYVLSKDIHYNDYSKTEKKIRIDDAISTFNRLSCIRFVEKTPEDKDYVHFIVNKSMCYSSVGRQGGEQKISIGNGCERLGTVEHEMLHSLGFIHEQSRPDRDDYVEVKWDNIKKGLSHNFRKYPRYLVKSLTPYDFDSCLHYHNKAFTNDGEPTLIDKEDPSRVFGQRKQMSKNDVRQLNKEYACEGPSKELLDELEYE
- the LOC5512140 gene encoding zinc metalloproteinase nas-4 isoform X1, with protein sequence MDIKILAVLFAFLAVCCAAFPYQERRTFYRNNWGPRTDNGGIFEGYNDYDDTDGELSAQQKKEYAWRQAQRTRDQADDDVLRGTESEDESVEDERARQRKEWFMNAMEKFTDVTNNDNFEVNFKTKEASRDDAHDKTSQRLEPGETDEDRLALLREEAKMKRQEKKKKSKESENKKDFVPIPGQLFEGDIVMTEHFRNHVLGNNVKRDGMQDKDKLWPKDEKTGLVRVPYVLSKDIHYNDYSKTEKKIRIDDAISTFNRLSCIRFVEKTPEDKDYVHFIVNKSMCYSSVGRQGGEQKISIGNGCERLGTVEHEMLHSLGFIHEQSRPDRDDYVEVKWDNIKKGLSHNFRKYPRYLVKSLTPYDFDSCLHYHNKAFTNDGEPTLIDKEDPSRVFGQRKQMSKNDVRQLNKEYACEGPSKELLDELEYE